The Nerophis ophidion isolate RoL-2023_Sa linkage group LG05, RoL_Noph_v1.0, whole genome shotgun sequence genomic interval GGtactaaaataacaaaaaaaacgtttCCATTATTAAAATGGAGGGGATCTTTGTtgatcattatccatccatccatcatcttccgcttatccgaggtcgggtcgcggggccaacagcctaagcagggaaacccagacttccctctccccagccacttcgtctagctcttcccgggggatcccgaggcgttcccaggccagccgggagacatagtcttcccaacgtgtcctgggtcttccccgtgaactcctaccggttggacgtgccctaaacacctccctagggaggcgttcgggtggcatcctgaccagatgcccgaaccacctcatctggctcctctcgatgtgaaggagcagcggctttactttgagtccctcccggatggcagagcttctcaccctatctctaagggagagccccgccacacggcggaggaaactcatttctgccgcttgtacccgtgatcttatcctttcggtcatgacccaaagctcatgaccataggtgaggatgggaacgtagatcgaccggtaaattgagagctttgccttccggctcagctccttcttcaccacaatggatcggtacaacgtccgcattactgaagacgccgcaccgatccgcctgtcgatctcacgatccactcttccctcactcgtgaacaagactcctaggtacttgaactcctccacttggggcagggtctcctccccaacccggagatggcactccacccttttccgggcgagaaccatggactcggacttggaggtgctgattctcattccggtcgcttcacactcggctgcgaaccgatccagtgagagctgaagatcccggccagatgaagccatcaggaccacaccatctgcaaaaagcagagacctaatcccacggccaccaaaccggaacccctcaatgccttgactgcgcctagaaattctgtccataaaagttatgaacagaatcggtgacaaaggacagccttggcggagtccaaccctcactggaaatgtgttcgacttactgccggcaatgcggaccaagatctggcactgatcgtacagggaacggactgccacaataagacagtccgataccccatactctctgagcactccccacaggacttcccgagggacacggtcgaatgccttctccaagtccacaaagtacatgtagactggttgggcaaactcccatgcaccctcaagaaccctgccgagagtattgtTGATCATTAATTAAATGATACATTTTCTGCCCCGATTTCTGTAGGTTGTGTTGAAGTGAGTTAAAGAAAGCGTACACTACTTGTCTGCAACCAGTGCAGGTGCTGTTGTTCGGGTCTGAACCGGTTTGCTGTCCTGCAGGCATCGGTGGACAGCCAGTTTTGTTTTCCAGCGAAGGAGGCGTGGCCATCCTGCCCTGCAGCCAGCCCTCATGCTCTGAGTCTAACTTCAAGTGGCTCTACAGCAGACAAGGTACTAGGACCCTCCTGGAGGTGGACGAAGGCAAGGTGGTGTTCACCGAGCCCAGGTCTCGGCGTCTCAGCTTGGGGAACGGCTGCTCGCTGGTGGTCAACAATGTGACGGGGGAGGACGCTGGCTACTACACATGTCGGGTGCAGCGTGACAGAAGCATGTTCTTGGCTGTTTTGACGCGTGAGTGTCCTCGACTCGTCATCAAGGGCATGGACATGAACTTTGACCCTGTTACTCTTCACCTTGTGTCTCACAGTGTCATCTCCTGGGGGCGCCGATCCTAGCAGAGACGGTCACGTGACCCTCAAGTGCACCCTGACTAACTACGATGGACAATGTCCTGAGAAGAGTCTTCACTGGGTGGACGAGGGAGGCTCCCATTTACGTCCAGAAGGCGGAGCTGGACACGAGTTCATCCAGGAGCTCAATTGCGAGTCGCACATCAAAGTGAAGCGTCAGCCAGGTCACGACAGGAAGTACACGTGTCAGTATGGAGAAAATGACGTCAAGATCCAGGCCGAGATCACGCCGGCCTTCGCGGGTGGTCAACCTATAGCTCCACCACCTGAACACACCCggctcatcatcatcatcatcgctgCTGCAGTTGGAGCCTTGGTGCTGCTGCTGGTCGTCGTATTCGTGGTCGGGGCTAAAATCAGGCAAAGGAGAAACGTGACGAAAGGTAGGAAGAAGAGGTCATGTGTCATTACAAATAATGCAAAAAACAGCTGACACTATTTTGTCTGCTTTGCAGATTTGCCAAAACATGTAAGTATTTCATCTAAAAACCTTTTCTGTTATATTTCATtgctgctttgattgattgaaacgtttattagtagattgcacagttcagtacatattccgtacaattgaacactaaattgtaacacctgaataagtttttcaacttgtttaagtcggggtccacgtaaatcaattcatggtacaaatatatactatcaacataacacagtcatcatacaagttaatcatcatagtgtatacattgaattatttacattatttacaatccggggggttaggttttggttgaaatcagtacttcagtcatcaacaattgcatcgtcagagaaatggacattgaaacagtgtaggtctgacttgatAGAATATTTACAgagagcagtgaacatagtgagttcagaaagcataagaacaagtatgtgcatttgattatttacaatacaGGGAGGTGGGAGGTGGAGgagggagggtgttagtaaagggttgagaGTTGCctggaggatagagatgcacttacttttacacctgttgggagtgcattccacattgatgtggcatagaaggagaatgagttaagacctttgttagatgggaatctgggtttaacgtggtttgtggagctccccctggtgttgtggttatggcggtcatttacgttctggaagtagtttgacatgtacttcggtatcagggaggtgaagcggattttataaactaggctcagtgcaagttgtttgactctgtccttcATCCTGAGCCAGCCcattttggagaagtgggttggagtgaggtaagatctggggtggaggtctaaaagtaacctgacaagcttgttctgggatgtttggagtctagatatgagggttttggaggtgctggggtaacaggaggtgcaagcgtaatcgaaaaagggttgagcTGGAGTTCCCGCTttaatcttcaaggtgcttttgttgaccagagaggagattctgtaaagAAATCTTGTTCGTTAGTTGacttttttgattaccttggttgccattttatcacaggaaagattagcctctagaatggaacttaggtaggtgatctcatctttcctggtgataacaatgtcccccacttttatagtgaagtcactgactttcttaaggttgatgtgggacccaaataggatggattccattttacctaagtgtatggaaagtttattgtcagcgagccaggtgcaaatacaaCAGAGTTCAGCACTGCAATGAATGAACTTCCTATGGAAACAAGATGTGATTGTGGAATGAAGTATAAACCACATATCACCACAATACTGCTGCCTATGGCCAAAATGTGTATTGCAACAACACTTGCAAAAGTTTCAGGAACTATACAGATATTAAGTAATCATAtagatttaaaaatattaaataacacgtttttttaaattatcaaaatatcaaaatactAAATGATAGTACTGACGAAGtattaaattataaaaatatatatgttagtGGGTGGGCCTCACAgtgagaaggtcctgggttcgatccccgggctttgggtctttctgtgtggagtttgcatgttctcctcatgactgcgtgggttacttggacttcttcccacctccaaagacatgcacctggggataggttgattggcaacactaaattaaccctagcgtatgaatgtgagtgtgaatgttgtctgtctatctgtgttggccctgtgatgaggcggtgacttgtccagggtgtactccaccttctgctggaatgcagctggaataggctccagccacccctgggtccaccgagagggacaagcgttagaaaatggatggatggataatgataaATTGTAACTAATAATAAAAacgttaaaattattttttaaatcagattaatcacattttgtaattttgaataccgtatttccttgaattgccgcagggcatatagtatgcgcctgccttgaattagtgcagggtcaaactcgcttcccaaaataattagcgcatgcttagtactaCCGCCTGGTctaactcgtgacatcacgagtgacacttcccctgtcatcattttcacaaTGGAGGAGGCtgttttcaataccggtaatttgaaatcgcataaagggaagaagactaagaTCTATTCaggaggatttaaggtccaaacttacatcacactcaaatttttactgcagacctttggtaagtgccggagtgagaagaggttttaaaactattagcgcatgcttacttttaccgcatgcctttggtaagcgcaggagtgagaagaggttttaaattaattagtgccttgggtgcaatttaaggaaatacgataatcctgattaatcacaggtgattactcGCTTGCACAATTAAAATGTGCTTAATAAAAGTCCCCcacaaatgcattttttttcatcAGAATGTCctcaaacaacatttttaaatatttaactttAATGTGTGTCATTTTCAAAACCTGGTAAAAGTTGTATCTAAGTTGTTGCaggctgtattttggagtgaaatatGCCAGCATGCCCACCAGTTTGAGTCCACTGACACATATTTGTACTGAtgtatgcattgatctgatcactgaccgtataatGGCTCAGGGGCTGTTTGGAACTTGTTCACAGTGACATATTTTAAAGCaagaaatataacaagaacagcATTGACTAGCTTTTTGTTCACAATTACTAAGTTTATGTAATAAAATTGGTGGCCCAAACAAAATGATTGCCGTTTGCAGCGGTCACTCAGCCTGTTTTGTCAACATGTATGCGCAGTGAGCGCGTgcacagtccaagagaagcaacaaacaatttgtagtcatgttgttatgatagaacaggggtcaccaacgcggtgcccacgggcaccaggtagcccgtaaggaccagatgagtcgcccgctggcctgttctaaaattagctcaaatagcagcacttaccagtgagctgcctctgttttttaaattgtatttatttactagcaagctggtctcgctttgctcaacatttttaattctaagagagacaaaactcaaatagaatttgaaaatccaagaaaatattttaaagactttgtcttcacttgtttaaaaaaattaatttatttttttactttgcttcttataaatttcagaaagacaattttagatgaaaaatacaaccttaaaaaggattttaggatttttgaacacatatacctttttaccttttaaattccttcctcttctttcctgacaatttaaatcaatgttcaagtaattttttttttttattattgtaaagaataataaatacattttaatttaattgttcattttaacttctgttttttcaacgaagaatatttgtgaaatatttcttcaaacttattatgattaaaattcaaaatgattattctggcaaatctagaaaatctgtagaatcaaacttaaatcttatttcaaagtcttttgaatttatataaataatgttgttctggaaaatctagaagaaataatgagatgtctttgttagaaatacagcttggtccaatttgttatatgttctaacaaagtgcagattggatttcaacctatttaaaacatgtcatcaaaattgtaaaattaatcttaaccaggaaaaattactaatgatgttccataaattcttttttgaattgtttcaaaaagattcgaattaactagtttttgtcttcatatttttcggttgaattttcaattttaaagagtcgaaattgaagataaactatgtttcaaaatttaattttctttttttttgtgtcttctcctcttttaaaccgttcaactaagtatattttttcatcatttattctctacaaaaaaccttccgtaaaaggaaaaaaatgtacgacggaatgacagacagaaatacaattttttttaaatatatatagatttatttactaaaggtaaattgagcaaattggctatttctggcaatttatttaagtgtgtatcaaactggtagcccttcacattaa includes:
- the LOC133553209 gene encoding uncharacterized protein LOC133553209 isoform X1; translation: MNTLELFVLILLLCYEGIGGQPVLFSSEGGVAILPCSQPSCSESNFKWLYSRQGTRTLLEVDEGKVVFTEPRSRRLSLGNGCSLVVNNVTGEDAGYYTCRVQRDRSMFLAVLTLSSPGGADPSRDGHVTLKCTLTNYDGQCPEKSLHWVDEGGSHLRPEGGAGHEFIQELNCESHIKVKRQPGHDRKYTCQYGENDVKIQAEITPAFAGGQPIAPPPEHTRLIIIIIAAAVGALVLLLVVVFVVGAKIRQRRNVTKDLPKHDESMVTYDSVTYDKKSSAHKAALEDDAESTIVTYATVSHKKQNTSSEVKQEEEVVTYAAIRKTASTKPDNDGST
- the LOC133553209 gene encoding uncharacterized protein LOC133553209 isoform X2, translated to MNTLELFVLILLLCYEGIGGQPVLFSSEGGVAILPCSQPSCSESNFKWLYSRQGTRTLLEVDEGKVVFTEPRSRRLSLGNGCSLVVNNVTGEDAGYYTCRVQRDRSMFLAVLTLSSPGGADPSRDGHVTLKCTLTNYDGQCPEKSLHWVDEGGSHLRPEGGAGHEFIQELNCESHIKVKRQPGHDRKYTCQYGENDVKIQAEITPAFAGGQPIAPPPEHTRLIIIIIAAAVGALVLLLVVVFVVGAKIRQRRNVTKDLPKHRVRNCEDPLPGKVKGVAQRIIGPEEVSPLHSLTTV